The genomic region TACCACCGCTACGACGCGGGGTCCGAAATTCTCGCCGTGGGGACGCAGGATGGCGGCTCGGTCGCGATCGTCGTCGCGGAAACTCCCTTCTATCCAGAAGGCGGCGGCCAGGTCGGAGACCGCGGGGTAATCGAAACCGAATCGGGGGCGCTCGCGGAAATCAGCGAGACACGCAAAGCCGATGGCTCGATCGTCCATATCGGCCGTATCCTGCAGGGCGATGTCGCGGACTTTCGGCGGGGTGCGCATGTCGAACTCAGGGTGGATCGCATCCGGCGTGATTCGGCGATGCTGAATCATTCCGCGACTCACATCCTTCACTACGCGCTGCGCGATATCCTCAGCACACAAGTACACCAGGCGGGATCGCTAGTTACGCCGGAACGGCTTAGGTTCGATTTCAGCCATCAGGGTCCGGTCGATGCCAACGCGCTTTCCAGCATCGAAGAGGAAATCAACGCGCGCATCCGAGAGAACGCTGAAGTGACGGTCGAGGAGATGCCCTACGACGATGCCCTCAAGGCGGGCGCGCTCGCGTTCTTCGGCGACAAATACGGCGACGTAGTTCGGGTGGTGCGAATGGGCGATTTTTCCGTCGAGCTGTGCGGTGGAACCCACGTGAAACGGACCGGAGACGTCGGGTTCTTCAAGCTGCACGGCGAATCCGGGGTAGCTGCCGGAGTCCGTCGTATCGAGGCCGCAACCGGCCAGGGCGCGCTCGATGCTGTCCGCGAGCAGGAGAAGCTGCTCGGGCAAATCGGTGCGAAACTCGGCACCAACGACGCCGCTGCGCTCGAACGCCTGGAGAAAGTTCTTACGCGCGAAAAGGAACTGGAAAAAAGATTACGCGCTCTCGAGCAGAAGCTGGCGAGCGGCGGCGGATCCGATGGCAGCGCGGCGGAGACCGTCCGCGAGGTAAACGGAATCAAGGTGGTAACCCGTCGCGCGGACGGAATCGATCCGCGGGCACTGCGCGAGTTGGCGGATCGGCTGCGACAGAAATACTCCTCGGCGGTGGTCGTGCTCGGCTCCGATCTCGGCGAGGGCAAGGTCGCCCTGCTGGTCGCGGTCACCGCCGACCTGACGGACCGCATCAAGGCCGGCGATATCATCAAGCAAATCGCACCGATCGTTGGCGGCTCTGGCGGTGGGCGTCCCGACCTGGCGCAGGCGGGTGGCCGCGACGCAGAGCAGCTCGACGCGGCGCTTGCGAAAGTCGTAAGCCTGGTAGTTTAGAAACGGATTTTTCGTCACAAGACACCGCGCAAGTCGAAACCTCAGGGTCGCAATCCACGGTCCGGGTTTGCTGCCGCGTGCTGAACCTTCCGTAGTGCGGAGATTCGGCCCTGCCTTCCGCTTTCAAAGTCCGGCCGGTTTCGCATACGATGATTGGAGGCAACCCGAGGTATCGACGGCCATCAGCTCTTCACCCAGTCAGGCAATTTCCGAGCGACCCAGCGAAGACGCGCTGGAACTCCACTTCGACGATTCCCGCCTCATCACTGACCTGCTCGGTCAGCACGACGCGCACATCCGCACTCTGGAGCAGGCGCTTGGCGTTCGGATTGACGTCAACGGTACCGCGATGCGCATTGCGGGGCCTCACGCCGAACAGGCACTGGCAGGGAAGGTTCTCGGCGAGCTCTACGAACTGCTGAAACGCGGCTACCCGGTCTTTCCCAGCGACGTCGAGTACTCGGTCCGTATTCTGCGCGGTGATCGCAACGCCGAACTGAAGGACATCTTTCTCGACACGATCTATGTCTCCGCGCACAAGCGGGTCATTTCGCCCAAGAGCATCAATCAGAAGCTCTACATCGATGCGATCCGCTCGCACGACATTGTGTTCGGCATAGGACCCGCCGGCACCGGTAAGACCTATCTCGCGATGGCCATGGCGCTGGCGGCGTTGATGAAAAATCAGGTCACGCGCATGGTCCTGTGTCGGCCCGCGGTCGAGGCCGGCGAGAAGCTGGGGTTCCTCCCCGGCGACCTGGCGGAGAAGGTCAATCCCTACCTGCGCCCGCTCTATGATGCGCTCCACGACATGGTCGATTTTGATCGGGCGCGGCGGATGCTCGAGCGCGGCACCATCGAGGTCGCGCCGCTCGCGTTCATGCGCGGGCGCACCCTCAACGATTCCTTCATCATTCTCGACGAAGCGCAGAACACCACCTCGGAGCAGATGAAGATGTTCCTGACCCGGCTGGGCTACAACTCCAAGGCGGTGATCACCGGCGACATAACCCAGATCGATCTGCCGAGCGGCAAGCTCTCCGGACTCAAGGAAGCGCGTACCGTGCTTGCGAACACCGAGGGCATCAAGTTCGTCTATTTCACCGATCGCGACGTGGTGCGCCATCGCCTCGTGTCTGCCGTAATCACCGCCTATGAATCCTTTCAGCGCGAAGGCGTTGTACTCCCGGGCGACGGCAGCGGAAATTCCTGAGGACTGCTCCTGGTGACGGTCGCGCTCCGTGTCGCATGCGCGCGTGCTCGCGGCTATGCCCGGGGGCTGCGCGCCGATGCCGACCGCCTGCTCTCGGCGCTCGGCCTCAGGCGCGCCGAGCTTTCGGTGATCATGGTTGACGATCCGACCATCCAGGGACTCAATCGAGAGTTTCGCAGTACGGACTCCCCGACCGACGTGCTGTCGTTCTCCCAGATCGAGGAACTTGGCCCTAACGCCTCCAATCTTGATCAGCTATTAGTCGACCGTCCAGACACCATTCTGGGTGACGTCGTCATCTCGATAGACACGGCACTTCGCCAGGCATCGCAGTACCGAATGACACCAGCCGTGCGTCTGCGAACACTCCTCATCCACGGCACCCTTCACCTGATTGGCTACGACCACGAACGATCCCGCGGTGACGCGCGACGGATGTTCGCGCGCGAGCGCGAGCTCGCAAAGGCGCTCGCGCGAGGGGCCACAGGCCGCCGAGCGGCCAAAGTCACCACGCGCCGTTCCGGAAAGCGCGCCGAGCGGTGAGCCGAATCTTTCGGAATCGCCCTCGACAGGCGCTATGCTCGCAGTATGCGAGCTCTGCGGAAGCCAGCCCCGTGGCGCTAGACCGTCGCCCTCGTCAGAGCATTAGCGCATGAAAAGAGTGAAGATTGATAGAAGTCTGCCGCTCGACTCGACCTTCGAGCGCGAACGTAACTGGCGGGGTGGTCCGCAGGGTCACCCCGAGCCTTGCCTAGCGTCGGTTGAGGAGTGCCGTCCTCGGGAGCAAGTTTGTGCCGGCCGCCGCGGGCATCAGCCGGACGGGATCGCGCTTGGCGAGCCGCTCGGAACCGGAAGATGAACCTGTCCAGCTCCTTGACCCGCGCTGCGTTGTGCGTGGCCAGCGGATTAGCGCTAGCACTCGCGTTTCCAAAAATCGACTTCAACCTGTTCGCCTGGGTGGCATTCGTTCCGCTGTTCTATGCGATCGAGGGTGAGAGGCTCTGGCACGTCCTGGGATGGGCGTGGCTGGCGGGCTTCTCCTTTTTTGTCGGCTCGATGTACTGGATCGCGATTCCGTTGCACGATTTTGCGGATGTCCGCATGGCAATCGCGATCCTGCCCATGCTGCTGCTCGCCGCCGTGCTCGCGGCTTATAGCGCTATCGCGATTTGGGCAGGCGAATTCTGCGCCCGGCGACTCAGAATTCCGATGGTGGTCACGATGCCGATTGCGTGGGCTGCGGTCGAATGGGTCCGCACCTATTTTCCAATCGGGTTTCCGTGGAATCTGGTTGGATACGCTGCGTACAGTTATCTGACCATCATTCAGTTCGCCGAAATCACCGGGGTCTACGGAATCTCGGCGCTCATAGTCTTCTTCAACGCCGTCGCGTACGTGGTTTTCTTCCGGCGCGGCAATTCGCGCCTTCAGGCCATGAGCCTGAGCGCGCTAACCCTGGTCATGCTCCTGGTGTTCGGGTTCGGCATTTATCGACTGCAGGAACTCAAGAGCGCACCCCCGCAAGGCTCGTTCCGGGTCGCGATGGTACAAGGAAATATTCCGCAGAGCCTCAAGTGGGACCCGAACTTTCTGCCGCAGAGTTTCAAGGTCTACCAGGACGAATCAATCGCTGCTGCCAAGCATGGCGTCGACCTGGTCGTATGGCCGGAAGCGGCGGCGGCGTTTCCGTTTCAGCCCGACGATCGCTATCCAGCTTCCCTTGCCGAGGACGCGCCGTACCGCGATGCGCTGCTCAAACTCGCCATTGCGATCCGGGCCCCCGTCCTGTTCGGAGCCCCGGCGCTGGTGGTGCGCGACGGACGGTTGGGGTTCTTCAACCGCGCCGATCTGGTTTCGGCACAGGGCGAGCTGGTCGCGCATTACGACAAGATCAACCTGGTGCCGTTCGGCGAATACATTCCCGCGCACCGGATACTCGGCTACCTCGTAAATCGCGTGGTCGAGGGATTCGGCGACCTGATTCCCGGTACCGAGCAAACCCTGTTTGCGGAGAAAGGCGCTAGGTTGGGAGTGCTGATCTGCTACGAGAGCGTTTTTCCAAATCTCACCCGTCTGGAGGTGAACAAGGGGGCGGACGTGCTGGTGAACATCACCAACGATGCCTGGTACGGCGACAGCTCCGCGCCCTACCAGGCTCTGGCGATGGCGGCGATGCGCTCGGTCGAGACCAAGACCCCGATGATTCGCACCGCCAACACCGGGATCAGCGCAATTATCAGGCCTAGCGGAGAAATCACCGACCGGACTCCGCTGTTCAAGCGCGGCACTGAGATCGAAGACGTCTCGTGGCGCCCGGTCCGCACGGTGTACACGGTAGTCGGTGATGTGTTTTCGGAAATCTGCTTGGTGCTGACGATATTGGCGGTGCTGGCCGCCTGGTTGCGCCCGCGCCAGCCCAGTCAACTGGAAACGGTAGTCGAACAAATTCTCGCCGCCAACGGTAGCGGCTCGCGACGCGAAGCCTCCTGACGGGCGGCGAGCCGTTGCTTATATTCGTTGGGCTGCCGTCCCCGCCAAGGTCCTCCCCGCGCGCCTGCGTGCGGTCCCCGGCTCGCGGGTGGTGCGCCAACGGAGAAGCTTTCCTGACTGCAGTCCGCAGTTAAGTCGTTCCGCAAGTTGTGCCACAATGTCCGTCATGCTCAGCGATATGCGACAAGAACTATTCGATTTTGAACAGCGCAGCGACCAGCTCGGGAGGCGTCTTTGACCTTGCCAGCCTGACCGCCCGCCAGGACCAGCTTCTCGAACAATCAAGCAAGCCCGACTTCTGGGACCGGCCGGAAGCTGCGCAGGCTGTGCTCAAGGAGCAGGACCGGGTGCGCGCTCAGCTTGCAGGCTTCGATCGGCTTAAGAAAAGTCTAGAGGAGTCGCGCGTGTTCCTCGGAATGGCTCTGGAGGAGGGTGCCGAGGACTCCGAGGCTGCCGGCGAAACACAAGCTGCCCTAAACGCCGCGCGCGAGGAGCTGGAGCGCCAGGAGCTGCAGGTGATGCTCGGCGGCGAGTACGATCGCCTCGGCGCGATCGTGTCGATTCATCCGGGAGCCGGCGGCATGGAGGCCCAGGATTGGGCCGAGATGCTGCTGCGGCTCTACCTCCGATGGGCGGAGCGACGCGGCTTCAAGACCGACCTCGCCGACTTGCAACCCGGCGAAGGCGCCGGGATCAAAAGCGCCACCTTCGAAGTAGATGGCGACTACGCATACGGCTATCTGAGAGCTGAGGCCGGCATCCATCGCCTGGTCCGTATCTCGCCATACGATGCCAACGCGCGTCGCCATACCTCGTTCGCCTCAATGTTCGTGTTCCCGGCGATTGACGACAAGGTCGAGGTGGTGATCAATCCCGCGGACCTGCGCGTCGATACCTTTCGCGCCTCCGGTGCCGGCGGGCAGCACGTCAACAAAACCGACTCGGCGGTGCGGATGACGCATATCCCCACCGGGATCGTGGTGAGCTGTCAGAACGAACGCTCCCAGCACAAGAATCGCGCGATGGCGATGAAGATCCTTCGGTCGCGGTTGTTCGAGCTCGAGCAACGCAAGAAAAAGGAAGAGCTGGAAAAATTTAGCAAGGACAAAAAAGATATCGCGTGGGGCAGCCAGATTCGATCCTATGTGCTGCAACCCTACCAGCTCGTGAAAGACCATCGGACGGGTGTCGAGATCGGCAACACTGCGTCGGTGCTCGACGGCGCGATCGATCCATTTATTGAAGCTTTCTTGATGGGGGTTCGCAAAGGCGACGCTGACAAGGAACCCGAATAAGAGGTAGCGGTCGCATTTGCGACCAGTTTGATCCCTTGAGGCCGGTCTTCCGACACTACAGGTGCTCTAAAGTTCCAATGCCCAACCACGGAGTCCATCGATGATCGACGTATATTTCTGGCCCACGCCCAACGGTTACAAGGTGAGCGTGATGCTCGAAGAGCTCGGGCTCAAGTACAACATCGTTCCGGTAAACATTGGTAGGGGTGATCAATTCAGGCCCGAGTTCCTGAAGATCAGCCCCAACAACCGCATGCCGGCAATCATCGACTCAGAAGGCCCCGGCGGGAAGCCGTTTGCGATTTTCGAGTCGGGCGCCATCCTGATGTACCTGGCCGAGAAGTACGGCAAGCTCATGCCAAGCGAAACACGCGGCAAGTACGAAGTGATCGAGTGGCTGATGTTTCAAATGGCGAGCGTCGGTCCCATGCTTGGGCAGGCGCACCACTTCCGTCTCTACTCGCCCGAAAAGCTGCAGTACGCGATCGACCGCTACACTAACGAAGCGCGCCGCATTTACAACGTAATCGACAAACGTCTGGGCGAGGCAGCCTATCTGGCGGGGGAGTACTCGATTGCGGACATAGCCGTGTACCCGTGGCTGGTGCCGCATAACATGCAGGGTCAGAATCTCGACGATACTCCCAATCTCAAGCGATGGTACGAAGAGGTGCGCAACCGCCCCGCGGTGCAGCGCGGCTTTGCGGTCATGGCTGAGGAAGTCGCGAAGATGCGCGAGGCCGCCGCGGCTCGCCAACGGCCCCACGATCAAGAGTCGTGGAACAATCTGTTCGGGAACAAGCAGTTCGAAAAGAGATAGGAAAAGGTCCCCGAACGACACAGCTTAACAGAGTGCGATCGCCGCTGGACTGGGGAGCTACGCGGTCCGCGTACCGTCCAGCAGCCTGAGCAGCGCGTATACCGCTTGCATCGCGGGCATCTGAAGATGGTGTCGCCGCGCCGCCCGCACCACCGCGCCGGCCAGCGCTTCGTATTCGAGCCGCTTGCCCCGCTCGAGGTCTAGCTGGGTTGAGGTTTTGAGCTCGCGCAAATTCTTCCGCGAGTGCTCTAGATAGCTGTCTATGCGCTCGTACCCGATCTGATAGTCTTCCGCCCGCGCAGCATCGATGATTTCGCGCATCAGCTGGCATACCAGCCGCAGGCCTTCCGGGTCATCAAGCAGAGCCCCAACCCTTCGCCGGGTCAGCGTCGTGACGGTATTGAACGCCCCGTTCCACACTAGCTTGTCCCACCTAAGCAGCATGATGTTGTGGCTGAGCTCGCCCATTATTCCCGCCCGGCGGAAGATTTCTGTGATCGCCTTGGCGCGATCGGATTCGCGGCCGTCGAGCTCGCCAAAGTCGATATGACCTCTGCTCGGATGGACCAACTTGCCGGGCTCGACTATTTCGACCCTGACCCGCGCGTTGCCGCCCAGGACTCGTTCGCGGCCGAAAATCTCGCTCAGGCGCGCTTCGTTCTCCACCCCATTCTGCAGGGTCAGAATCGCGCCGCCTTCTGCGAGACATCCGCGCATCGCGGCAGCGGCCTGGTCGGTGTCATAGGCCTTCACGCAAAACAGGCTCAGATCATACGGCGCGCAGTCACACGGACGCTCTGTAGCGCCGCGACCCACACGTCGCCGCTAATACTTTTTACCGCAAGCCCCTGCTCGCGCATCGCGCGAAGGTGATCGCCACGCCCGCAGAGAGTCACGATTTCGCCCGCAGCCCCAAGCCGCCCGCCAAAATAAGAGCCCACCGCGCCAGCACCCATCACCAGGATCTTCATCGAAGATTTCGCTCCTAGCCGCGGCGGAATCCTAGCACGACCGGTCACCGACGGCCGCAGCGCGTTCCGAGGGGTTGTGGGATGTGTTTAAACTGGTTTTCCGATCTTATGCAGTCTGAACCCGACGGCCGACAGTCTTCCGCGATTGGGTCCGGTTACGAAGTCTTGCTTGCCCTGGCGACCCTGACCCTGTGGCCGATCCTCGATGAGCGCGCGGTTGGAAGTCCCGCGCAGCGCGCGCGAGCCCTGGTTTTCACGCCCATCATCGGATTCTTCGCTGGCGTGCTGCTGGGCCTATTCGATCACGCACTGGCGGGGAAAGTGACTGTGGGGACGCGCTCGTTTGCAATAGTCACCGCCGCGTCGCTGGCGATGCTATTTCTGCAGTGGCGCGGAATTGCGGACCTCTTCGAAGCATTGCGCGCCGGAGCCCGGCCCGCTTCGACCGGACTCGCGCGGATCGGCCCTGGTGGCGTCACCGTGGCGATGGCGGGCTTTGCACTTGAGGTATTGCTACTTACTAGAATCAGAGAGCCCGCGAGCCGGACGGCAGCGCTGGTGATGTCCTCTATGCTCGCGCGATGGTCAATCGTCCCCGTAGCCTATGGTCTCAAAGCTGGAGAGCGGTGGGGGCTGGGCCTGCCGTTCGAGGGCGGTATCGAGTTCCGTGAATTCGCGATATCTAGCGTAATCGCTCTCGGCTTGACGCTCGCACTCTATGC from Candidatus Binataceae bacterium harbors:
- the lnt gene encoding apolipoprotein N-acyltransferase, translating into MNLSSSLTRAALCVASGLALALAFPKIDFNLFAWVAFVPLFYAIEGERLWHVLGWAWLAGFSFFVGSMYWIAIPLHDFADVRMAIAILPMLLLAAVLAAYSAIAIWAGEFCARRLRIPMVVTMPIAWAAVEWVRTYFPIGFPWNLVGYAAYSYLTIIQFAEITGVYGISALIVFFNAVAYVVFFRRGNSRLQAMSLSALTLVMLLVFGFGIYRLQELKSAPPQGSFRVAMVQGNIPQSLKWDPNFLPQSFKVYQDESIAAAKHGVDLVVWPEAAAAFPFQPDDRYPASLAEDAPYRDALLKLAIAIRAPVLFGAPALVVRDGRLGFFNRADLVSAQGELVAHYDKINLVPFGEYIPAHRILGYLVNRVVEGFGDLIPGTEQTLFAEKGARLGVLICYESVFPNLTRLEVNKGADVLVNITNDAWYGDSSAPYQALAMAAMRSVETKTPMIRTANTGISAIIRPSGEITDRTPLFKRGTEIEDVSWRPVRTVYTVVGDVFSEICLVLTILAVLAAWLRPRQPSQLETVVEQILAANGSGSRREAS
- the ybeY gene encoding rRNA maturation RNase YbeY — encoded protein: MTVALRVACARARGYARGLRADADRLLSALGLRRAELSVIMVDDPTIQGLNREFRSTDSPTDVLSFSQIEELGPNASNLDQLLVDRPDTILGDVVISIDTALRQASQYRMTPAVRLRTLLIHGTLHLIGYDHERSRGDARRMFARERELAKALARGATGRRAAKVTTRRSGKRAER
- a CDS encoding adenosylcobinamide-GDP ribazoletransferase: MCLNWFSDLMQSEPDGRQSSAIGSGYEVLLALATLTLWPILDERAVGSPAQRARALVFTPIIGFFAGVLLGLFDHALAGKVTVGTRSFAIVTAASLAMLFLQWRGIADLFEALRAGARPASTGLARIGPGGVTVAMAGFALEVLLLTRIREPASRTAALVMSSMLARWSIVPVAYGLKAGERWGLGLPFEGGIEFREFAISSVIALGLTLALYADVGLVVTVVVAVAILGLRFLLSRRFGGVPGFALAGASAIIEIAVIMTIATLST
- a CDS encoding 2-dehydropantoate 2-reductase N-terminal domain-containing protein; translation: MKILVMGAGAVGSYFGGRLGAAGEIVTLCGRGDHLRAMREQGLAVKSISGDVWVAALQSVRVTARRMI
- a CDS encoding PhoH family protein, giving the protein MRRFGPAFRFQSPAGFAYDDWRQPEVSTAISSSPSQAISERPSEDALELHFDDSRLITDLLGQHDAHIRTLEQALGVRIDVNGTAMRIAGPHAEQALAGKVLGELYELLKRGYPVFPSDVEYSVRILRGDRNAELKDIFLDTIYVSAHKRVISPKSINQKLYIDAIRSHDIVFGIGPAGTGKTYLAMAMALAALMKNQVTRMVLCRPAVEAGEKLGFLPGDLAEKVNPYLRPLYDALHDMVDFDRARRMLERGTIEVAPLAFMRGRTLNDSFIILDEAQNTTSEQMKMFLTRLGYNSKAVITGDITQIDLPSGKLSGLKEARTVLANTEGIKFVYFTDRDVVRHRLVSAVITAYESFQREGVVLPGDGSGNS
- a CDS encoding ketopantoate reductase family protein, whose protein sequence is MKAYDTDQAAAAMRGCLAEGGAILTLQNGVENEARLSEIFGRERVLGGNARVRVEIVEPGKLVHPSRGHIDFGELDGRESDRAKAITEIFRRAGIMGELSHNIMLLRWDKLVWNGAFNTVTTLTRRRVGALLDDPEGLRLVCQLMREIIDAARAEDYQIGYERIDSYLEHSRKNLRELKTSTQLDLERGKRLEYEALAGAVVRAARRHHLQMPAMQAVYALLRLLDGTRTA
- the prfB gene encoding peptide chain release factor 2, with protein sequence MNSAATSSGGVFDLASLTARQDQLLEQSSKPDFWDRPEAAQAVLKEQDRVRAQLAGFDRLKKSLEESRVFLGMALEEGAEDSEAAGETQAALNAAREELERQELQVMLGGEYDRLGAIVSIHPGAGGMEAQDWAEMLLRLYLRWAERRGFKTDLADLQPGEGAGIKSATFEVDGDYAYGYLRAEAGIHRLVRISPYDANARRHTSFASMFVFPAIDDKVEVVINPADLRVDTFRASGAGGQHVNKTDSAVRMTHIPTGIVVSCQNERSQHKNRAMAMKILRSRLFELEQRKKKEELEKFSKDKKDIAWGSQIRSYVLQPYQLVKDHRTGVEIGNTASVLDGAIDPFIEAFLMGVRKGDADKEPE
- a CDS encoding glutathione S-transferase N-terminal domain-containing protein, which gives rise to MIDVYFWPTPNGYKVSVMLEELGLKYNIVPVNIGRGDQFRPEFLKISPNNRMPAIIDSEGPGGKPFAIFESGAILMYLAEKYGKLMPSETRGKYEVIEWLMFQMASVGPMLGQAHHFRLYSPEKLQYAIDRYTNEARRIYNVIDKRLGEAAYLAGEYSIADIAVYPWLVPHNMQGQNLDDTPNLKRWYEEVRNRPAVQRGFAVMAEEVAKMREAAAARQRPHDQESWNNLFGNKQFEKR